AAGGCCGCCGCATATAAGGGGTGGGACGGGCGCGGCCAAAGGGTCATCGCGCGGCCTCGGCCAGGCGGCGCTGCAGGTCGGCGCGCCGCGGGTCGGCCGGGTCCAGGACGGCGATCAGCGGCGCCCACATGGCCTCGGCCTCGGTCCGGTCGCCCCGCGCCAGGGCGGCGTCGCCCAGGTAGAAGCGCGCGCCCAGTTGATCGGGGTCCAGCTTGACCGCCTGGCGGAAGGCCGCCTCGGCGTCGCCGTCGACCGCCCCGCCGTTGGCCCGCACCAGGCTTTCGCCCAGCCGCGCCCAGCTCTGGGCGTCGTCGGGCTGGAGAGCCAGGGCGCGGCGGAAGGCCGAGGCCGCGCCGATAGGATCGCCCGCCTCGAACCGGGCGGCGCCCAGCATGGTCAGGGCCAGCCGGTCGTCGGGCCGGTCCTTGACCACCTGCCCCAGCACGGCCGCGACCTGCGCGGGCTCCAGCGCCTCGGGCGTCGCGGCCCATTCGCGCACGCGCGTCTCATAGGCCTGATCCTTCAGGCCCGGCGCACAGAGGGCGACATAGAGGCCCAGCGTCGCCGCCGCCGTCAGCCCCAGGCCGCCCAGAACCCAATAGCGGTCAGCCGGACGCGCGACCGGGCGACGGTCGGCGCGGCGGGCGGCCAGCAGGCGACGCCCGGCCTCGGCCCGGGCGGCGGTCCATCCCGCCTCGTCCAGCAGGCCGCGCGCCTTCAGCCGGTCCAGCTCGGCCAGTTCGCGCGCGCCCGCCTCGCGGTCGACGGCGCCCTCGGCCTCCGCGCCGCGCCGGGCGCCGGACAGCACCACCAGCCCCGCCAGGGCGGTCGCCATGGCCGTCATGATCCAGAAGATCGTCATGCCCGCCGCTGTAGCGGATCAGGCGGCGGGAGGCGAGACGCGCGACGCCGCACCCGCGGCCATCAGGCGGCGTCGGACCGTGCGCGAGGCCTCGCGCGCCCCGATCAGGCCCAGCAGTTCGGCAGTCAGGGCGATGCGCTTGCGCGCCCCAGGCCCGTCGGCCATCTGGTCGTCGTTGAGCCGCTCCATGGCCTCGTCGGCCCAGGCGGCCAGGCGGCCGGTCAGAGCCTCGGCCGTCTGGCGGCGCTCGGCCTCGCAGCCGAACACGGCCGCCGGCCCGCGCACGATTCCGACCAGAGCCGACAGGACGCGGGCGCGCGCGGCGGCGACCGCCTCGACCGCGCCGTCCAGCCGGGGCGTCGGCCGCGTCATCCGTCCGACCAGGGCGGCGCGCTCGACCGGCAACACCGCATCGACCGCCCTTTCGGCGGCGCTGAAGCGTTCGGACAGGCCGACCGCGACCTTGAGCCGCGCCTGCCGCACCGCCTTGCCCCAGGCGCTGTCCGGCTTGAGCGGCAGGACCATGTCGATCTCGGCCAGGGTCTCGGCGCACCAGTCCAGGTCGGCCTTGAAGGCGTCCAGGTCAGCATCGGCCGCCGTCGGGTCGAAGGCGGCCGCGTCCGACGCGCGCCGCGCCAGGGCGAACAGGACGCGATCGACGAAGACGCGCAGCTCGCTTTCGCCCAGGGCGGTCTCGGGGCTCAGGTCGCGGCCCGAGCCCGGCGCGGCCAAGCCGGCCACGCGCAGGATCAGCCGCGCATCCGCCAGATGGGCGAAGACGACCTCAAGCAGGCGAGCGGCCCCGTCCGGGGCGATGGCGGCCGCCTGGCGCAGAGCCAGCTTCAGCTCGGCGGCGGCTTCGGGGGTTGAGCGGCCGACCCAGTCGGGCAGATGCGGCAGGGCCCGCCGCGCCACGGCCGCCAGGTCGAGACAGGCGGCCAGGTCGTTCGCCTGGGACGGGTCGGCGTCGGCCCAGACCTCCTCGGGCCGGTCGCGCAGGGCGACCGCGGCGCTGAGGCACAGGCGGTCGGCGACCATGCGCGACAGATCGTCGTCGCGGTCCAGCTGGGGCAGAAGTTCAGGCTCGCTGCGGGTGGCCGCGCGCCACAGCCGACCCAGCACGGCCGGCGGAAAACCCAGTCCCGGCAGGCCGTCGGCGCGCGGCCGAAACAGAGGCAGAAGCGGGGCGAACGCAATGGAGCGGCGCCGCCGATCCAGCGCCTCGACCGCGATCATGTCGCGCAGAGCCGCCGCCCGGTCGCCCGCCATCGTCCCCGCCAGCCCCGACAGCTGCGACAGGATCCGGTCGGGGCACCGTTCGATCAGCCGGGCCAGGGCGGCCCTCTGCGCGACCGACAGGTCCGCCATTCACGCTCCTCCGACCGAACCGAATCCCGGCCACGGGGCCGAGGGTGCGCCCTTCGGGTTAACAGGAGCTTTGGGCGACGAGCTCTACCCTCGCCGTCACTCCAAGGCACACAGCGAAGGCGGCGCCCCGCCCTCCGGCGCTTGCGGCAACTTGTCGACCTTTGCAGTAGGCGACGGGACGGGTCTAGATGTGCTGCGCAAGGAGAAGGGGAGGGCTTCTTGGATCTAGAACGGCGCCTGGTAGCAATCGGTTTGCCGTTGATGGTCGCGGGCTGTTCAACCACGCCACTGGTCGGCGACGCTGGCCTTGTGCAGCCCTTCTCGAATGAGCGCCAAACTACCCTGCTCCCGCATGATCCGCCGCTGACCGCAGCCTACCAGCGGCGCTTCAAGCGCCTGACCTTTGTGGGGATCGAGCACACGACCAACCCCCAGAGTGCGAGCTTTGCGGCCATAGAGAAGGCCTTCGACACGCTCCAGCCTCGGGCGGTGATTGTCGAGGGCTTCGCGACGCTATGGGGGCCGAGCCCCTCCTTCTTGCTCAAGTCGCTGGACAAGCCCTGGGAGCAGCGGAACTCCTATGAGCGGGGCGAAGCCTTCCACGCCGTCACCCTGGCGGCCGGACGCCAGGTTCCCTTTTGGGGCGGCGAGCCCACAGACTCGGAATTGGTCGATCGGTTGTTAGCCATGGGCTCCGCCTCGGCCGACGTCTTCGCTGCGCTGATGTTTGGTCCGCTGAATCAGGACTGGCGGAGCGGCGCGTTTCTGGCGCCGACGGGCCCTGATTTCGAAGTGTCCTACGCGCGCTGGGCTGCCGACATTGAACAGGCCTTCGCCAATCCTCCGCCGACCGATCTCGCCAGTTTCCAAGCTTGGTACCTAGCTCGCTTCGGAAAGCCGATTGAGGCCGATCCGGAGTGGGCGACGCGCGGCGGCCCGGACGGCGATAGCATCTCCGAGCGCATCGGCGGGCAATCGAACCTGCTGCGTGATCGCCACCTGTTCGAATTGATGCTGAAGCTTACCAATGAGCGGGAGCGGGTATTGACGGTGTTCGGCAGCAGCCATTTGGCAAATCAGTGGGACGCCCTCAAGGCCAGCTTTGGAGCCCCTATCCTGCGCTAAGCCTACCCTGGCGGAGCTCGCCGTGGTGTCCTGCCCCCTAGCCGACGTCGACGGCTCTCCAGCCTTGGCCAAGGTCCGTTATCGGCGCCCATGCCCAAGACTGAAATCGCCCCATTGCGGACATTCAGCACGACGGGCAGGGTTCGGCGTCTGGGAATGCGCGAGAGGCTTTCGACCGTGGGACACCAAGAGGTTTTAGTCCGCGCGCCCGGCTCGTTCATATTGGTTGGGGGTAGCGTGGAAGTCGATGCTCCCCCGTTTGGGGACGGTCCAGCCCGGCTTTGGGCAGATGAGCGTTGCGTCTGTATCGGAACCCTCTCTGAGGTCGATGGGCACACGCGCGTGATTGTCGGATCGAATGTTGATCACTCCAACCTCGCGCTGGCCTTCAGCGGCGAAATCGCCACTCCAGCCCGGCGACTGGTGGTCAGCGACGCAGAGTTGAACACGTTGATCGAAGTCGCCGTTCCCGCTCACTTGACCAACCTGTCGGTCTGGACGAACGACGCACGCGAACCGACCATGATCGCAATCGACGTCACTGGTCGTTAGGCCGCTTTCCACCCCTAGCGGAAGTCCAAGCGGGCCGCTTTCCGGCCTGGCGGCCAACGTCCGCTTTCGGCCCGACGCCCAGGACCGAAATCGACCCATTGCGGATATTGCAGTCCGGCGATTTAAGGACCAAGGTTCGGTGATGACGACCAAGACCGGTTACGATGCGCTGTTGGACGTGGTCTGCGTAACGTGGGGATTCTGCGGATGCGTGAAGGACGACAAGCCGCTCCACGTGGACGACTTCATCCCGTCGTTTGGGCCTGTAACAGCGGATCAGTTCGTGGAGTGGGTGTTCCTAGCGGACGATCAGAACCCAAACTCGGAACCAGAGAAGTGGCAAAGGCATAAGGACGCGCTTAGGGCCGCATTCATAGAGCATATGGGCGGAGAAGTCGTCGACGCTGAATGCTTGCGTTGGAGCGATGCCTAGCGTCCGCTTTCCACCCTTGGCGGACGAACGCGACATCCGCTTCCGACCGACCTCCGCCCTCACCCCTCCGCCGCGGGCAACTCCAGCACCACCTTCAGACCGCCCATGTCGCTGTCGCCCAGGGTGACGCGGCCGCCGTAGGCGCGGGTCAGTTCGTCGACGATCGACAGGCCCAGGCCGGTGCCGGGGGTGTCCTCGTCCATGCGGGTGCCGCGCTTCAGGGCCGTGTCGCGCTGGTCGGCGGGCAGGCCGGGGCCGTCGTCCTCGACCACGGCGATCATCTGACCCGTCGTGGACGGACCGGCCGAGATGCGCACCCGGCGCTTGCACCACTTGGCCGCGTTCTCGATCAGGTTGCCGAAGATCTCCTGCAGGTCCTGGCGCTCGCCCAGGAAGGCCAGGTCGTCGGGCGCGCGCCAGTCGATCTCGACGCCCTTGGCCTCGAACACCCGCTCCAGCATGACGGCCATCTCGTCCAGAACCTCGCCCACCGGGGTGCGTTCGCCCAGGCCGTGGGCGGCGCGGGCGGCGGCGCGGGCGCGGCGCAGGTGGTGGTCGACCTGGTCCTGCATCACCTTGGCCTGGCGCCGGATCAGGTCCGGCAGGAAGCCTTCGCGCGTCCCCGCCTCGGCCAACATCACCGCCAGCGGCGTCTTCAGGGCATGGGCCAGGTTGCCGACGTGGGTGCGCTGGCGCTCCACCGTCTCCTGATTGTGGGCCAGCAGGCGGTTGACCTGTTGGGCCAGGGGCTGGATCTCGACCGGATAGACGCCCTCTATCCGGTGCGAGCGCCCCTTGCGCACGTCGGAAATCTCGTCGCGCAGATCGTAGAGGGGACGCAGGCCCACCTGGACCTGGATGAAGACCGCCGACACCAGGCCCGCGCCGAGCAGCAGCATGGCGACCCAGGTCACGGTGGCGAACTGGCGCGCGTCGGCGTCCACGTCGGACCGGTCCACCCCGGCGAAGAAGACCACCGGCGCGGCCCGGTTCGGCAAGGACTTCATGCTGGCGGCGATGCGCAGGGGCTCGCCCTTGGGGCCGTCGGCGGCGTTGTAGCTGATGGTCTGGCCGAACGCCGCCTTCAGCCTGGCGGCCAGGTCGGGGGCGTAGTCCAGGTCAGCCCGCCCCAGGGAGGCCGAGCGCGCCACGACCCGCAGCCGCCCGTCCGACGTCGGTTCGGCCACCATCCAGTATTTGCCGGACAGCAGCCGCTCTGTGCGCGCGTCGCGGATCTCGCCGATGAGGACCTCGCCCTCATGGGTGATGGTCGCGGCGACCACCGCCTCGTCGATGGTCTCGCTCAGGGTGTTGCCGAGGCGGCGCAGGGCCGATTCCTGGAACACCGAGGTCAGCACCACCCCGGTCACCAGAAGGGCCACCAGGATCCAGGCCGAGGCCAGCCAGATCAGCCGCCGAGTCAGCGACTTGCCAGGGCGGCCGAACCAGCGGCCCCATTCGTTCTTCTGCGGCTTGGCGGGCGGCTCGATCGCCCCGGCGTCGCTCATGCCCGCGCTCTCCCGGCCGGTCTCAGGCCGCGTCGCTCTCGCCGGCCAGCGGCGACAGGCGATAGCCCAGGCCGCGCACGGTCTCGATACGGTCGGCGCCGATCTTCTTTCTCAGGCGGCCGACGAAGACCTCGATGGTGTTGGAGTCGCGGTCGAAGTCCTGATCGTAAAGGTGTTCGACCAGTTCGGTGCGGCTGATGACCCGGCCCTGGTGCATCATCAGATAGTGCAGCAGCCGGTATTCCAGGCTGGTCAGGCGCAGCGGTTCGCCGTTGACCGTCGCGCGCGCCGCGCGCGGGTCCAGCCGCAGGCCGCCGCAGGCCAGGGTCGCCGCCGCATGGCCGGCCGAGCGGCGCAGCAGGGCGCGCAGGCGGGCCAGCAATTCTTCCGTGTGGAAGGGCTTGGTCAGATAGTCGTCGGCCCCGGCGTCGAAGCCCGCCACCTTGTCCGACCAGGCGCCACGCGCCGTCAGGATCAGCACGGGCGTGGCCTTGCCCTCGCGGCGCCAGCGCTCCAGCACCGAGACGCCGTCGATCTTGGGAAGCCCCAGGTCCAGCACCACCACGTCATAGGGTTCGGTGTCGCCCAGGAACCAGGCCTCCTCGCCGTCGGGCGCGTGGTCGACAGCGTAGCCGGCGTCGGTCAGGGCGGTCTTCAGCTGGCGCGACAGATCGACGTCGTCCTCGACAAGCAGAACCCGCATTCAGTCGTCCCCGCGAACCCGGCCCGAACGGCCGTCAACCTGGATGTCCGAGACACGGCCGCCCGGATATTCCCAGCGCACCACATAGTCGCCGTCGCGTTCGCGCACGCCCAGCATGCGGCCGGGACGACCCGACTGGACGCGGCGGGCGATGTCGCCAGGATCGACTCGCGGCCCCGGCCGGGGCGCATCGCGCAGCCCCATGCCCGGATAGCCTCTGGGTTGCTCCCGGCGATCCTCGTCGCGACCCCGGTCGCGGCCGCGCGACTGAGCCGCCGCGTCCGTCAGCGGGACGAGGGCGATCAGGCCGGCCAGAAGAAGGGCTCGAATACGCATCATGGATCGGGGTCTAGACCAGGGCCTCTGAACAGCGGCTGAACGCGCAGTCTATCGGCGTTCAGCCTAAAGAGGAACGGCGATGATCGCAAACTCCGTCGCGCGCGGGCGAACGACGGCGCATGACGACGATGTCATGCTGATGAACCCTATCTGAAACGCCCCGTTCAGATGCGGCTCAGCCGCCGGGTGGTCTCTTGGCCTCAACGCAGCCGATCCGGTTGCGCCGATGCGAAAGGACCAAGACCATGAAAAAGCTGCTGATCCCCGCCCTGGCCGTCGCCGTCGTCTCGGCCGCCCTGCCCGCCGCTGCCCAGTCCTACGACCGCCACGGTCCCTCGCGTGGTCACGGCTATGAACAGGACTATCGCGGTTGGCAGTCCATCACCCAGCGCAAGTACAACCTGGATCGCCGCATCGACCGCGGCGTCGAGACCCGCCGCCTGAGCCGCCGCGAGGCCGCCCGTCTGCGGGACGAGCTGAACAGCCTGGTGCGTCTGGAGCGCGACTATATGCGCGGCGGCCTGACCCGCTGGGAGCGCCAGGACCTGGACCGTCGCTACGACCGCCTGTCGGCCAAGGTCCGCTACGAGAGCAACGACCATAACGGCCGTCGCCACTAAGGCCTGAACAGGCGGGGCCTCGCCCCTCCCCTGACAGGGCCCGCCAAGGGCGCGATCCGGAAAGGGTCGCGCCCTTTTCCTCGCCTAGAACGTCATGCCGCAAGCCCGGAGGGCTATCCCGGGACCGCAGGACGCGCGGCGTTTGGGGCGGTCCCGGCTCTCCAAAAACGTCACTCTGGCCCGATCACCGTGATCTCGGGCCAGCGGGCGCGGACGCCGGCGATCACCCTGTCCCAGCCCTTGGCCAGGCCGCGCGTGGGGTTGGGGCGGATCACCATGTCGAACACGTCCTGCAGGCCATAGGGCGCGGCCACGCTGATCGTGTCGTCCCCCTCCAGCCGCACAGCCACGGCGAAGGCCGGGGCCACGAACTGGGCCGGGGCGTCGTCGGTGCAGGTCAGAGCCTCATAGGGCTCTCCGAACTTCTGCTCGAACCACAGATGCACCCGCGCCTGGTTGCGCACCTCGACCAGGTCACGGAACGGCGGATCGAAGGCGGCGGCGCCGCGCTTGATGATGACGTCCTCGGCGTCCCAGGAGACGTCCGAGTCGAAATAGCCGATGTCGTAGTCCTTGACTCCGTACCCCGTCGGCCGCCCGGTCCGCTCGTTCCACACGCCCTGATAGACCGCCCCCGAGAACAGCCGCCAGTCCGGCAGGTCCAGGTCCCGCATCACGGTCAGGACGTGCATCAGGTCCGCGTCCGCACGGACGATGTCGATCAGGCGAGTCTCAAGCGTCATGGGGTCGTCTGAAGGCGATTCCGAACGTCCGAAAACCAAAATCTGCGTCATCCCGGCCGTAGCGAGGCGAAGAACCCGGGGCCGCCCAGGACGCCAGGGCCTGCTCCTTCGGCGGTCCCGGATAGCCCTGCGGGCTTCCGGGATGACGTACTCAGTTGCGGATCGGCCAGGCGTGATCCAGCGGACCGTGCCCCTGGCCCAGGCCGGGCGCGCGGCGGATGGCTTCGGCGACATAGGCCCAGGCCTCGGCCACGGCGACCGGCAGGGGCAGGCCCTTGGCGATCCCGGCGGCGCAGGCGCTGGCCAGGGTGCAGCCGGTGCCGTGGGTATGGCGGGTGTCGAGCCGTTCGCTCTCCAGCACCGTCTCGCCCTCGGCGGTCAGCAGCAGGTCGACCACCGTCTCGCCGGGCACATGGCCGCCCTTCATCAGGACGGCGCGCGCGCCCATCCGCAACAGGGCCTCGCCGGCGCGGCGCTGGCCCTCCAGATCGGCGACCGTCAGCCCGGTCAGAGCCTCGGCCTCGGGCGCGTTGGGCGTCAGCAGGGCCGCGCGCGGGACCATCAGCCGCCGCACGGCCTCGACCGCGCGATCCTCCAGCAGGGGCGAGCCGCCCTTGGCGATCATGACGGGGTCGACCACGGCCGGGACGCCGGCCGCATAGTCGATCAGGCCGGCGACCGTCTCGACCACCTCGACCGAGCCGAGCATGCCGGTCTTCAGGGCGTCGGCGCCGATGTCGTCCAGCACGGCCTTGGCCTGGGCCTCGATGACCTCGAGCGGCAGGGGATGGACGCCTTGGACGCCCAGAGTGTTCTGAATGGTGATCGCGGTTATCGCCGTGGCGGCGAACCCGCCCAGCATGGTCACCGCCTTGATGTCGGCCTGGATGCCCGCCCCGCCGCCGGAGTCCGAGCCCGCCAGGATGAGGACGCGGCCTCTTTTTTGGTCCCTATCGTCTCCGGCGCGGCCGGAGACGGCTTGAGGGAGGTCGTGCTCGCCCATCAGTGCGCTCCCGAAAACAGTTTCAGCCCGACGATGCCCGCGACGATCAGCAGGATGCAGACCGCCCGCACCGCGGTCGCCGGCTCGCCATAGACGACGATCCCGACTACAGCCGCGCCCACGGCGCCGATGCCGGTCCACACGGCATAGGCGGTGCCCACCGGCAGCTTCTGCGTCGCCGCCCAGAGACCGACCATGCTGGCGGCCAGGGCCAGAGCCACGCCCAGCGAGATCAACGGCCGCTGCACGCCGACATATTTGACGCCCGAGGCCCACATGACCTCGAACAGGCCCGCCACGACGAGCACCACCCACGGATTGAAAGACAGAAGCCAGGACATGGCGGTTGGATGACGCAAGGACGGCGCAGGGGCAACCGGTTTCAGGGTCGCGACGTTGGTCTCGACGGCGAACGGCGCCTATCCTGAACCCGTTCATCCGGAGACATCCGCCATGGCTGGCCAATGACCGCCCCCGTCGCTTCGGCCGGCATGCTTGTACGCCGCCCGGCCGCCGCTGGACCATGATCCTCGACAACCTGGAGCAGTCCCTAAACAGTCGCGGGGATGTTCGGAGACCCGCCTCATGATCCGCATCGCCCTGACCAGCCTGTCGGTCGACGATCAGGACAAGGCCGAACGCTTCTATGTCGACATGCTGGGCTTCGTCGTGAAACACAGCGTGCCCATGGGGCCGATGCGCTATCTGACCGTGGTCTCGCCGGCCGATCCCGATGGCGTCGAGCTGTCGCTGGAGCCAGGCGGACAGAGGGCGGAGGTCGCCACCTTCCAGGCCTGGATGCGCCAGCAAGGCATTCCGGCCATAGCCTTCCATGTCGACGACGTCGACGTCGAGCATCACCGCCTGAGCGATCAGGGCGTCGTCTTCACCCAGCCGCCCGCGCCGATGGGACCGATCCGCGCCGCGGTTCTGGACGACACCTGCGGCAATCTGATCATGCTCTATTCAAACCCGGCCACCGCCGCCTGAACCTTC
The nucleotide sequence above comes from Brevundimonas naejangsanensis. Encoded proteins:
- a CDS encoding DMT family transporter produces the protein MSWLLSFNPWVVLVVAGLFEVMWASGVKYVGVQRPLISLGVALALAASMVGLWAATQKLPVGTAYAVWTGIGAVGAAVVGIVVYGEPATAVRAVCILLIVAGIVGLKLFSGAH
- a CDS encoding VOC family protein, encoding MIRIALTSLSVDDQDKAERFYVDMLGFVVKHSVPMGPMRYLTVVSPADPDGVELSLEPGGQRAEVATFQAWMRQQGIPAIAFHVDDVDVEHHRLSDQGVVFTQPPAPMGPIRAAVLDDTCGNLIMLYSNPATAA
- a CDS encoding response regulator transcription factor, which gives rise to MRVLLVEDDVDLSRQLKTALTDAGYAVDHAPDGEEAWFLGDTEPYDVVVLDLGLPKIDGVSVLERWRREGKATPVLILTARGAWSDKVAGFDAGADDYLTKPFHTEELLARLRALLRRSAGHAAATLACGGLRLDPRAARATVNGEPLRLTSLEYRLLHYLMMHQGRVISRTELVEHLYDQDFDRDSNTIEVFVGRLRKKIGADRIETVRGLGYRLSPLAGESDAA
- the ccmI gene encoding c-type cytochrome biogenesis protein CcmI, whose translation is MTIFWIMTAMATALAGLVVLSGARRGAEAEGAVDREAGARELAELDRLKARGLLDEAGWTAARAEAGRRLLAARRADRRPVARPADRYWVLGGLGLTAAATLGLYVALCAPGLKDQAYETRVREWAATPEALEPAQVAAVLGQVVKDRPDDRLALTMLGAARFEAGDPIGAASAFRRALALQPDDAQSWARLGESLVRANGGAVDGDAEAAFRQAVKLDPDQLGARFYLGDAALARGDRTEAEAMWAPLIAVLDPADPRRADLQRRLAEAAR
- the thiD gene encoding bifunctional hydroxymethylpyrimidine kinase/phosphomethylpyrimidine kinase, translated to MGEHDLPQAVSGRAGDDRDQKRGRVLILAGSDSGGGAGIQADIKAVTMLGGFAATAITAITIQNTLGVQGVHPLPLEVIEAQAKAVLDDIGADALKTGMLGSVEVVETVAGLIDYAAGVPAVVDPVMIAKGGSPLLEDRAVEAVRRLMVPRAALLTPNAPEAEALTGLTVADLEGQRRAGEALLRMGARAVLMKGGHVPGETVVDLLLTAEGETVLESERLDTRHTHGTGCTLASACAAGIAKGLPLPVAVAEAWAYVAEAIRRAPGLGQGHGPLDHAWPIRN
- a CDS encoding sensor histidine kinase is translated as MSDAGAIEPPAKPQKNEWGRWFGRPGKSLTRRLIWLASAWILVALLVTGVVLTSVFQESALRRLGNTLSETIDEAVVAATITHEGEVLIGEIRDARTERLLSGKYWMVAEPTSDGRLRVVARSASLGRADLDYAPDLAARLKAAFGQTISYNAADGPKGEPLRIAASMKSLPNRAAPVVFFAGVDRSDVDADARQFATVTWVAMLLLGAGLVSAVFIQVQVGLRPLYDLRDEISDVRKGRSHRIEGVYPVEIQPLAQQVNRLLAHNQETVERQRTHVGNLAHALKTPLAVMLAEAGTREGFLPDLIRRQAKVMQDQVDHHLRRARAAARAAHGLGERTPVGEVLDEMAVMLERVFEAKGVEIDWRAPDDLAFLGERQDLQEIFGNLIENAAKWCKRRVRISAGPSTTGQMIAVVEDDGPGLPADQRDTALKRGTRMDEDTPGTGLGLSIVDELTRAYGGRVTLGDSDMGGLKVVLELPAAEG
- a CDS encoding nucleotidyltransferase family protein, with the translated sequence MTLETRLIDIVRADADLMHVLTVMRDLDLPDWRLFSGAVYQGVWNERTGRPTGYGVKDYDIGYFDSDVSWDAEDVIIKRGAAAFDPPFRDLVEVRNQARVHLWFEQKFGEPYEALTCTDDAPAQFVAPAFAVAVRLEGDDTISVAAPYGLQDVFDMVIRPNPTRGLAKGWDRVIAGVRARWPEITVIGPE